In Amycolatopsis coloradensis, one genomic interval encodes:
- a CDS encoding alpha/beta hydrolase, with amino-acid sequence MQATPDPSIVRIDGPWTHRDVSANGIRLHVAELGDGPVVLLLHGFAEFWWTWHHQLKALADAGFRAVAVDLRGYGDSDKPPRGYDAWTLAGDVGGLIKSLGARKAHLVGHAWGGMLAWTVGALHPRLVSSVSVLGGAHPLALRRAVRRPGQLRASGHLFRFQLPMAPEKWLVKDDALAVEELFRAWSGPQWTVTSDFTETVRAFRQAMLVPGVPHSALEYYRWAFRAQFRGEGRRFSEALRGRFAPRVLQLHGEEDRCVLPDTAAASRRWAPDARLERWPGIGHFPHLEAPERTSAALLDFFRILGT; translated from the coding sequence GTGCAGGCGACACCGGATCCGTCGATCGTCCGGATCGACGGTCCGTGGACCCATCGTGACGTCTCGGCGAACGGCATCCGGCTGCACGTCGCCGAACTCGGTGACGGGCCGGTGGTTCTGCTGCTGCACGGGTTCGCCGAGTTCTGGTGGACCTGGCATCACCAGCTGAAGGCGCTCGCCGACGCCGGTTTCCGCGCGGTCGCGGTCGATCTGCGCGGGTACGGCGACTCGGACAAACCCCCGCGCGGCTACGACGCCTGGACTCTCGCGGGCGACGTCGGCGGGCTGATCAAGTCGCTCGGCGCGCGCAAGGCCCATCTCGTCGGGCATGCCTGGGGCGGCATGCTCGCGTGGACGGTCGGCGCGCTGCACCCGCGGCTGGTGTCGTCGGTCAGCGTGCTGGGCGGCGCGCATCCGCTGGCGTTGCGCCGGGCCGTCCGGCGGCCGGGACAGCTGCGGGCTTCGGGACATCTGTTCCGCTTCCAGTTGCCGATGGCGCCGGAAAAATGGCTGGTCAAGGACGACGCGCTCGCCGTCGAAGAGCTCTTCCGCGCCTGGTCTGGTCCACAGTGGACGGTCACTTCCGACTTCACCGAGACCGTGCGCGCGTTCCGGCAGGCGATGCTCGTGCCGGGGGTGCCGCACAGCGCGCTCGAGTACTACCGATGGGCGTTCCGCGCACAGTTCCGCGGCGAAGGACGCCGATTCAGCGAAGCACTGCGAGGCCGCTTCGCTCCCCGTGTGCTGCAACTGCACGGCGAGGAGGACAGGTGCGTCCTGCCCGACACCGCGGCGGCGTCACGTCGCTGGGCCCCGGACGCCCGCCTCGAGCGCTGGCCCGGGATCGGGCACTTCCCGCATCTGGAGGCCCCGGAGCGCACGTCGGCCGCGCTGCTGGACTTCTTCCGTATCTTGGGAACATGA
- a CDS encoding phage holin family protein — MAGVSSPKHERTGPDGVGAVPYLPLSSDDDVVASEQSLGKLVGDATQHVSTLIRAEVELAKSEVVAEAKKGLKGAIFFLVALVIGLYSSFFFFFFLGELLSEWLMRWAAFAIVFGLMLVATAAAGFLGYRKVKKIKAPERTINSFKDTAAAFKPRHEDASADRD, encoded by the coding sequence ATGGCCGGTGTGAGCAGCCCCAAGCACGAACGTACCGGCCCCGACGGCGTGGGGGCCGTGCCCTACCTCCCCCTGTCGAGCGATGACGACGTGGTAGCGAGCGAGCAGTCCCTCGGGAAACTCGTCGGCGATGCCACACAGCACGTCTCGACGCTGATCCGCGCCGAGGTCGAGCTGGCCAAATCCGAGGTCGTCGCGGAGGCGAAGAAGGGCCTGAAAGGCGCCATCTTCTTCCTGGTCGCGCTGGTCATCGGGCTGTACAGCTCGTTCTTCTTCTTTTTCTTCCTCGGCGAACTGCTGTCGGAGTGGCTGATGCGCTGGGCGGCGTTCGCGATCGTGTTCGGGCTGATGCTCGTCGCGACGGCGGCCGCGGGCTTCCTCGGCTACCGCAAGGTGAAGAAGATCAAGGCGCCGGAGCGCACGATCAACAGCTTCAAGGACACCGCCGCCGCGTTCAAGCCGCGTCACGAAGACGCGTCCGCGGACCGCGACTGA